From the genome of Malus sylvestris chromosome 6, drMalSylv7.2, whole genome shotgun sequence, one region includes:
- the LOC126626581 gene encoding uncharacterized protein LOC126626581 has protein sequence MASCFEGWVVLLAMVVLALSTPCSHALRIVKTKTRTSVFVSPKFVLGPGSVADKYYYDIDFPKGHIAIKSFTAEVIDEEGNPIPLHETYLHHWVVEGYYGRVGSVEPEGTRVEGLQRSDFIFVRNSGVCQRTLGQYFGLGSETRKTDTHVPDPFGIEVGNPAVIPAGYEERWMLNVHAIDTRGAENGLGCTECRCDLYNVSTDSRGQPLRPGYVGGLFCCYDGVQCRVKQGFNGVKRNLYLRYTVKWVDWSDSIVPVKIYIFDVTDKMNHSTGHAIEHECRVEYNVEESCSATSDGCFDSQSSLATMTTGGYVVYGVAHQHTGGIGSTLYGEDGRVLCSSIPIYGKGKEAGDEAGYIVGMSSCYPRPGSIRIKDGETLTLVSNYSSTQTHTGVMGLFYILVADYLPNSSVLSFDTAL, from the exons ATGGCAAGCTGTTTTGAGGGTTGGGTGGTTTTGTTGGCTATGGTAGTATTGGCATTAAGCACACCATGCTCACATGCTCTTAGGATTGTCAAAACTAAGACAAGAACTAGTGTTTTTGTCTCCCCTAAGTTTGTGTTGGGACCTGGATCGGTTGCAGACAAGTATTACTACGATATCGACTTCCCGAAAGGTCATATTGCAATCAAGAGCTTCACTGCTGAAGTAATTGACGAGGAAGGGAATCCGATTCCCCTTCACGAAACTTATCTCCATCATTGGGTTGTCGAGGGGTATTATGGCCGCGTAGGTTCTGTGGAGCCGGAGGGGACTCGTGTTGAGGGGCTTCAAAGGTCGGATTTTATTTTTGTGAGAAACAGTGGAGTGTGCCAGAGGACTCTCGGACAGTACTTTGGACTTGGGTCCGAAACAAGGAAAACAGATACACATGTTCCGGATCCTTTTGGAATTGAAGTTGGGAATCCAGCAGTGATTCCTGCTGGCTATGAGGAGAGATGGATGCTCAATGTGCACGCCATTGACACACGGGGAGCGGAGAATGGGTTGGGATGCACCGAGTGCAGGTGTGATCTTTATAATGTGTCAACGGATTCTAGAGGCCAGCCTTTGAGGCCAGGGTACGTAGGAggtttgttttgttgttatgATGGTGTTCAGTGCAGAGTAAAACAAGGCTTTAATGGTGTCAAGAGAAACCTCTACTTAAGATATACTGTGAAGTGGGTTGATTGGTCTGATTCGATCGTGCCTGTCAAGATTTATATCTTTGATGTCACTGATAAAATGAATCATTCAACCGGACATGCTATTGAACATGAGTGCCGG GTTGAATATAATGTCGAAGAGTCTTGCAGTGCAACCAGTGATGGGTGCTTTGACAGCCAATCGTCATTGGCTACTATGACGACTGGTGGTTATGTCGTCTATGGTGTAGCTCATCAGCACACGGGGGGGATTGGTTCAACTCTATATGGAGAG GACGGACGGGTTCTGTGTTCGTCAATACCTATTTATGGAAAAGGGAAGGAAGCTGGAGATGAGGCTGGTTATATTGTAGGAATGTCCAGTTGTTATCCTCGACCGGGCTCAATCAGAATAAAAGATGGCGAGACTCTGACTCTAGTTTCTAATTACAGCAGCACTCAGACGCACACCGGAGTTATGGGTCTCTTCTACATTTTGGTTGCTGACTACCTTCCAAATTCCTCTGTGCTTAGCTTCGACACTGCACTTTGA
- the LOC126626584 gene encoding uncharacterized protein LOC126626584, with product MARCSQGWVFLLAVLVLALSTPCSHAYLKHKKFKTKTDVYLSPKFVLEPGVSSNKYFYNIQFPKGHIGLKSFNAEVVDAEGGSTPLNETYLHHWIVLRYYARKSYVEPKQQSPYQLPESDVIWVENSGACQPGSLGQYYGLGSETRKTATHVPGRYAIEVGDGKGLPDGFEERWMLNVHAIDTRGVEDNLGCTECRCDLYNVSRDPSGQPLPAGYTGGLLCCTDGAKCRLKRGFDGEKKNHYLRYTVKWVDWSEFLLPAKIYIFDATDIMNSSAPAAAKHNCQVEYDVAKSCNATGVCLDNKWAKISIPTGGYVIYGVAHQHKGGLGSTLYGQDGRVLCSSTPIYGNGTKAGNEAGYIVGMTTCYPWPGSVKIKNAEPLTLVSTYNSTQMHSGVMGLFYILVAETL from the exons ATGGCACGTTGTTCCCAAGGTTGGGTATTTTTGTTAGCCGTGCTAGTATTGGCATTGAGCACTCCATGTTCGCATGCATATCTGAAACACAAGAAATTTAAGACCAAGACTGACGTTTACCTCTCCCCTAAGTTTGTATTGGAACCAGGAGTAAGTTCCAACAAATACTTCTACAACATTCAATTCCCAAAAGGTCACATTGGCCTAAAGAGTTTCAATGCTGAAGTAGTTGATGCAGAAGGGGGATCCACTCCTCTAAATGAAACCTACCTCCATCACTGGATTGTGTTAAGATATTACGCTCGCAAAAGTTACGTGGAGCCAAAGCAGCAGTCTCCCTATCAGCTCCCGGAATCAGATGTTATTTGGGTGGAGAACAGTGGCGCGTGCCAGCCTGGTTCTCTTGGACAATATTACGGGCTAGGGTCCGAAACACGGAAGACAGCCACACATGTTCCAGGCCGTTATGCAATTGAAGTTGGGGATGGTAAAGGACTTCCTGATGGGTTTGAAGAGAGATGGATGCTCAACGTGCATGCAATTGATACACGAGGAGTGGAAGATAACTTGGGTTGCACGGAGTGCAGGTGTGATTTGTATAACGTGTCTAGGGATCCAAGTGGCCAACCTCTGCCGGCTGGGTACACCGGAGGTTTGTTGTGTTGCACTGATGGTGCAAAGTGCAGACTGAAACGAGGGTTTGATGGTGAAAAGAAAAACCACTACTTGAGATATACTGTGAAGTGGGTTGACTGGTCTGAGTTTCTTCTGCCTGCCAAGATTTATATCTTTGATGCCACTGATATCATGAATTCTTCGGCACCTGCTGCAGCTAAACACAATTGCCAG GTCGAATATGATGTTGCAAAGTCTTGCAATGCAACTGGTGTTTGCTTAGACAACAAATGGGCAAAGATTTCAATTCCAACTGGTGGTTATGTCATCTATGGTGTAGCTCATCAGCACAAAGGGGGGCTTGGTTCAACACTCTATGGACAG GACGGAAGGGTTTTGTGTTCGTCCACACCAATTTATGGAAATGGAACGAAAGCAGGAAATGAGGCCGGTTATATTGTAGGAATGACGACTTGTTACCCTTGGCCAGGCTCAGTCAAGATAAAAAATGCGGAGCCTCTGACTCTAGTTTCTACTTACAACAGCACTCAGATGCACAGCGGAGTCATGGGTCTCTTCTACATTTTGGTTGCAGAAACACTTTGA
- the LOC126626586 gene encoding (+)-neomenthol dehydrogenase-like, producing the protein MGKSEKTERAKERREKRRQEISLLRTIPYSDHQRWWSAESVAVVTGGNRGIGFEISKQLAAHGVTVILTSRDRSVGLEAARVFQEGGLNVFCHQLDVLDTASIIEFCDWLKENYGGLDILINNAAVNFNQGSDNTVEYASQVITTNYYGTKNMIQAMIPLMKPSAAGARIVNVSSRLGRINGRRNKIDDVILREKFSNLDRVTEELIDQTVSSFLQQVQDGTWESGGWPKTFTDYSVSKLAVNTYTRLVAKMLSDRPEGQKIYINCYCPGWVKTAMTGYAGNISAEEGADTAVWLALLPDLAITGKFFAERREISF; encoded by the exons ATgggaaaatctgaaaaaactgAAAGAgccaaagaaagaagagaaaagagaCGCCAAGAAATCTCCCTCCTCAGAACCATTCCTTATTCCGATCACCAGCG GTGGTGGTCAGCAGAGAGTGTTGCGGTGGTGACTGGGGGTAACAGGGGGATTGGGTTTGAGATTTCGAAGCAGCTTGCGGCACATGGAGTTACTGTTATACTCACATCCAGAGACCGCAGTGTGGGGCTTGAAGCAGCTAGGGTCTTCCAAGAAGGTGGTCTCAATGTGTTTTGCCATCAGCTCGATGTGCTAGACACGGCGTCCATCATTGAGTTTTGTGACTGGTTGAAAGAAAACTACGGTGGGTTGGATATTCTG ATAAACAATGCAGCTGTTAATTTCAATCAGGGTTCTGATAATACTGTCGAGTATGCCTCTCAGGTTATTACTACAAATTATTATGGCACCAAAAACATGATTCAAGCAATGATCCCCTTGATGAAACCTTCAGCTGCTGGAGCTCGTATTGTTAATGTGAGCTCAAGATTGGGTAGAATAAATGGCAGGCGGAAT AAAATTGATGATGTGATTTTGAGAGAGAAATTTAGCAATTTGGACAGAGTCACTGAGGAACTGATTGATCAAACAGTGTCCAGTTTTCTACAACAAGTACAAGATGGCACTTGGGAATCAGGTGGGTGGCCTAAAACGTTCACCGACTACTCAGTATCAAAACTTGCAGTCAACACTTACACCAGGCTGGTGGCGAAGATGCTCTCTGACAGACCAGAAGGCCAGAAAATTTATATCAACTGCTACTGCCCAGGTTGGGTGAAGACTGCTATGACAGGTTATGCTGGGAATATATCAGCCGAAGAAGGAGCTGACACTGCAGTTTGGCTTGCCTTGCTTCCAGACCTGGCAATAACGGGGAAGTTTTTCGCTGAAAGACGTGAGATAAGCTTCTAA